A window from Triticum aestivum cultivar Chinese Spring chromosome 6D, IWGSC CS RefSeq v2.1, whole genome shotgun sequence encodes these proteins:
- the LOC123140992 gene encoding F-box/FBD/LRR-repeat protein At5g22660, with protein sequence MSADDALRLFDGMPPGSEDESAPLMSATDRIGALPDHILHHLLSFLPAQAAVRTCVLARRWRHLWRSTTGLRIVGLDDEEPVQVQDLRKFMDHLLVLRERTDLDTVQIKFDLFNQDDEPYVNLWTRFAVICKVQVLTLRIHDELEYLDLDDLPLVSRHLRTLNLHGVSLRKTFVDFASCTALANLKIDDCFINFNKISSCSLKHLSITSCQSDLDCRVRISAPGLVSLELEDFIGITPLLEDMASLEAACVDLSVECKDVCLNYGSGVFCGANDNTCKNCVPGSDDCSSDCVLLGGISSAKHLKLISDTGKFIFTRDLKHCPTFSKLKTLLLNKYWCVAPDLDPLSCILTNSPVLEKLTLELFPKGQNPKLEIKGSYCCMERPSAISEHLDIVEVKCDVIDEIIRKVLKFLCALNIRFSFE encoded by the exons ATGAG CGCCGACGACGCCCTCCGTCTGTTCGACGGAATGCCTCCTGGTAGCGAGGACGAGAGTGCGCCGCTGATGAGCGCCACCGACCGCATCGGCGCACTCCCCGACCATATTCTCCACCACCTGCTCTCTTTCCTCCCAGCGCAGGCAGCCGTGCGGACGTGCGTGCTTGCCCGGCGCTGGCGCCACCTTTGGAGGTCCACTACAGGCCTGCGCATCGTCGGCCTTGACGATGAGGAGCCTGTCCAAGTTCAAGACCTCCGGAAGTTCATGGATCATCTGCTGGTCCTGCGTGAGCGCACCGACCTGGATACCGTTCAGATCAAATTCGATCTGTTCAATCAGGATGACGAGCCCTATGTGAACCTATGGACCCGTTTTGCTGTGATTTGCAAAGTTCAGGTGCTCACCCTTCGTATCCATGACGAGCTTGAGTACCTCGACCTAGACGACCTGCCTCTTGTCTCTCGGCATCTGAGAACACTGAACCTTCATGGTGTATCCCTACGAAAGACGTTTGTTGATTTTGCTAGCTGTACAGCATTGGCAAATCTGAAGATAGATGATTGCTTCATCAATTTCAATAAGATATCGTCCTGTTCCCTGAAGCATTTGAGCATCACTAGCTGTCAATCTGATTTGGATTGCCGGGTCCGTATTTCTGCTCCCGGCCTTGTCTCTCTGGAACTAGAAGACTTTATTGGTATAACCCCTTTGCTTGAAGACATGGCATCACTAGAAGCCGCATGTGTGGATCTTAGCGTTGAATGCAAAGATGTCTGTTTGAATTATGGCTCTGGTGTTTTCTGTGGAGCTAATGATAATACATGTAAGAATTGTGTTCCTGGTAGTGACGATTGCAGCAGCGATTGTGTGCTTCTGGGTGGTATCTCAAGTGCTAAACACCTCAAGTTGATATCTGATACTGGAAAG TTCATTTTCACAAGAGATTTGAAACATTGCCCTACATTTAGCAAGTTAAAGACTTTGTTACTCAACAAGTATTGGTGCGTGGCTCCTGATTTGGATCCACTATCTTGCATTCTGACAAACTCACCAGTTCTCGAGAAGCTCACTCTTGAACTTTTTCCCAAG GGGCAAAATCCTAAACTGGAGATAAAAGGAAGCTACTGTTGCATGGAGAGACCGTCTGCAATATCAGAGCACCTCGACATAGTTGAAGTCAAGTGTGATGTGATCGACGAGATAATTCGTAAAGTTTTGAAGTTCTTGTGTGCATTGAACATAC GATTCAGTTTCGAGTAA